CAGCTAATGCCACAACAAATTCCAGTCATGGAGTTAAGAAAATTGAAAATCTATATAACATCTTTGAATTAATGCAAGATTCTGGAATGCCTCTTTTGATTCACGGGGAAGTGACTGATTCTAAAGTGGATGTATTTGATCGAGAAGAAGTTTTTATAGATAGAGAACTTTCACAAATAACTAAAAGATTTCCAAAATTAAAAATTGTTTTAGAACATATAACCACATCTTATGCAGTGGATTTTGTCCAAGAAAATAATATTGGAGCTACTATCACACCGCATCATTTACATATAAATAGAAATGCAATGTTTTTTGGAGGCTTAAATAGTGATTTTTACTGTTTACCAGTTGCCAAGAGGGAAAATAATAGACTGGCCTTAAGGAAAGCTGCAACAAGTGGGAAAGAATGTTTTTTCTTGGGAACTGATTCTGCTCCCCACCTGAGAAAGTGGAAGGCTTTTTGTGGTTGTGCAGGTATTTTTAATTCCCCAGTTGCAATAGAAAGCTATTTAACAGTATTTGAAGAGGAAAATGCTCTAGATAATTTTGAGAAGTTTGCAAGTTTGAATGGCTGTAATTTTTATAATGTGCCCCCAAATAAAGAAAAATTAAAATTAGTATCTAGACCTAATAAAATCGAAGAATTAATTCATGTTTTTGAAGAAAAAAATATTATCGGACAAATAAAACCATTTCATGCAGGTGAAACTTTACAATGGCAAGTCGAAGGGATAGTAAATTAAAAAATTATATTTAATCTGATCATTCATTAAAAGTGTAAATTTCCCAATTTTTCTTGGTTAAATTGTTCACTTTCGGCGTCGATTAAATATAGAAACTCCTTTTGATTGCGCAGGAGTCAGTAGACTTTCATGACTTGGAATCTCCTGAGAATCTAGTAATTAGTGGATGGGATTAGTTTTTAAAAGCTATTCCCTTTCTTAATTATCAAACTGTACAAATATATAGATCAATACATAATAAAATCTGCCGAGCATGCTAATCCAAAAAAACTAATATTGGATCAGCAGGAGCAATTAAATCCGAGTAGATTTATAAAATAAATGC
The window above is part of the Prochlorococcus marinus CUG1415 genome. Proteins encoded here:
- the pyrC gene encoding dihydroorotase; its protein translation is MKTLTILKPDDWHVHLREGLVLKNIIHFTSEYFGRAIVMPNTKSPITSIDAAISYKKSIAKALPESSRFEPLMTMYLTDETDKVELINGFNNNVFFAAKLYPANATTNSSHGVKKIENLYNIFELMQDSGMPLLIHGEVTDSKVDVFDREEVFIDRELSQITKRFPKLKIVLEHITTSYAVDFVQENNIGATITPHHLHINRNAMFFGGLNSDFYCLPVAKRENNRLALRKAATSGKECFFLGTDSAPHLRKWKAFCGCAGIFNSPVAIESYLTVFEEENALDNFEKFASLNGCNFYNVPPNKEKLKLVSRPNKIEELIHVFEEKNIIGQIKPFHAGETLQWQVEGIVN